Genomic segment of Cottoperca gobio chromosome 6, fCotGob3.1, whole genome shotgun sequence:
ATGGactgtgtatatacatataacgCTTTCCTTCATGTTACCACATGCACAGTGTTAAGTGGAACAAGCAGAAAAAGGATACACAAAGAACCAGGCAGTAAAGAACATGCCGATGGCCAGCAAGACGACGGTGAGGTGGGGGAACACAGCCGGGTTCACCGGGCTGGTGTATCTGGTCATAGCCTCGAGTTCCTGCAGCAACAGCAAACAGTTTGGATACAAGCACGTTAGTCAAACTACATATCATCCACCAAATCCAACCTTTAATGCCAAGCTTAATGTACCGTGTCTAAAACGTTCAATtagttttgaaaaatgtatttctttttgttttaatagagCGGCTAAACCAGTGGATTTGACATGAGAAGCTAACGTTGCTCTGCTACTCTGCACATCTTATATACCACACAAAGCATACTTTCACAAAGTAAACGAATTGTTTTGCTGGTGAAATTGTGAATAACGAGTACAGTTAAACCGTACATTATTGTATAATACAGTTAGAACATATATAAACTAGATAAAGATGAGTATTCTTTACCATTTTGCAATGATACGGAGCTCCTGTTTCTATGGTCCAAGATGATAAGGCCACGTACTGACTATCACTTCCTGGTTTTTCCGTGACGTATAGTTGACGTTGGTGCAATATATTTTTCATCCTCAGTTTAGCCTCTCAGGCTGGCTGCATACACGTTTCTGTTTGTCAGAATCCAAATACTTTTTATTGCCTATCATAGGCATAATCTTTGATTTATATAGGGATACATTTTGTGGCAGATTGAAAGTGCATTCTCCTATGTGATACATTTTGGTATTCAATTTGAGTCATTGGGATACATTACATGgaagttattaaataataaatcttCAATATtccatagatagatagtt
This window contains:
- the tmem258 gene encoding dolichyl-diphosphooligosaccharide--protein glycosyltransferase subunit TMEM258; this encodes MKNILHQRQLYVTEKPGSDSQYVALSSWTIETGAPYHCKMELEAMTRYTSPVNPAVFPHLTVVLLAIGMFFTAWFFVYEVTSTKYTRDVYKELLISLVASLFMGFGVLFLLLWVGIYV